The sequence GTATCAGTTTACGAAAGTGATAACCCTTCAGAAATTCAGTTGGTTAAGTCTAAATTGGATGATGCACAAATTACAAACACTGTTGAAAACAACTATCTGACATTTACGACAACACCTACAGCAACATCGCTAAAGGTAATGGTGGATCTGGAAGACGAGAAGAAAGCATTTGAAATTATTGATGCTTATCTTCAACAAAGTGAAAATTAATAAAACAATTTCATAATTTTAAATTTTACTACTTCAAACCGAAAATTAATTTTTTAATTAGTTTTCGGTTTTTTAATTAAATCAATCATTAAATTATTAAAAAAAATAAATGTTTAAAAGATGGTTTGAAGACTATTATTATAAGCCAAAATTCAAGATTGAATAATCAGGAACTTGTATTAATCTGATTTAAATTTGAAGCAAAATTTTAGGTGATCAAAGATGAGAATTAATGAAATTGATTCTCATCAAGCGGTCAAAAAGCCACTCAGCTTCTTCAAAGAGGAAATCGCAATCTTTGCTCATTTAAAACCTTAAGCTTTATAAATAAAGCCTTTGCGTTAATAAAATTAGAGCTTTAGTTTAGGTGATCAACAGGTAAATAGTTCTAATTCTTAATCTTTAAACTTTATGTTTTTTTATCAAAATCAACAACATGAATCCAGAAATCAAACTAAGAAAATCGGAAATTGAAGACAGAGACATTATTTGGGGAATCATCCAGCAGTCCATTGAAAGAAGAAAGCAGGACGGAAGTACACAGTGGCAGAATGGGTATCCTAATCTTGGAACAGTAGAAAGTGATATTGCTAAAGGCTTCGGATATGTGCTTACAGTAGATGGGGAAATTGCAGTGTATGCAGCTTTGATCCTTAACGATGAACCTGCTTATAGCAAAATTGAAGGGGCGTGGTTAAGTAATGGAGAGTTTGTTGTTGTACACCGTATCGCAATTGATAAGAAGTTTGCAGGACAGGGAATGACTAAAAAACTTTTTGATCACATTGAAGATTTTACCAGAACCAGTGGAATTCAGAGTGTTAAGGTAGATACAAATTATGATAATATTGCGATGCTCAAAATTCTGGAAAGTAAAGGATACTCGTATTGTGGAGAAGTGGTTTTGGCAGATGGAGTAAGGAAAGCTTATGAGAAGATTATAATTTAGACCAAAAGTTAAATCTATTTTCATTGAATTTTTAAAACGCCCTGTATTTATAATGTCTATCAGCTTTGTTCGTTTGGTTCTGAACTAATTTTTACTTTTGTTCAAATTTTTATATTATGCACCAAAGTATAGGAATTGATGAAAAAATATTTCAGGATGCCGTAAAGTTTTATGGCACTGTGTTCAGCCTACCTCCCTTAGCTTCAAAAATCTATTCCTACCTTCTTTTTGATTATGAGAAAGTAGGAATTACTTTTGACGAGTTTGTTGAAGTGCTCTCTGCGAGCAAAAGTTCCGTTTCCACCAGTATTTCATTATTGTTAAATGCACAGCTTATTGTAGATCATAATAAGATGGATGAGAGGAAACGGTATTTTTTCATCAATGATGAATACAAAAAGATCCGATTTGAGAAAATTGTCCAGAAAATGCAGGACGAATTAAAGCTATTAGATGATTTAAACAATTTTAAAAAAAGTAAAGACGATGGATACAACGAAAGAATAGAAGTTTACAAAGCACTCTTAAACAAAAACATAGAAAATATTCAGGAATCTCTTAATAAACTATAAAATGAATAATAAGCTAGTTATACTTTCCATTGCAGCGCTTTCTCTCACAGCCTGCAAAAAAGAAGCTCCGAAACAGGATGGTGCCAAACCGTACCCTGTTGTTTCTGTGGAGTCAAAAAATATAGTAGGATATCAGACGTTTCCAGCTACCATCCAAGGTAGAGTAAACAATGATGTACGTGCTAAAATACAGGGATATATTACCCAGTTATTGGTAGATGAAGGACAATACGTTACCAAAGGACAGCCTTTGTTCCGTTTGGAGACCAATATCCTTACCGAAAATGCAGCTGCTTCTAAAGCAGGAATAGGAGCTGCTGAATCCAGTATTGCCGCTGCACAGGCCTCTGTAAATGCTGCACAGGTTGAAGTCAACAAACTGAAACCTCTGGTTCAGAAAAATATTATCAGTAACGTACAGTTACAGTCTGCTCAAGCTCAATTAGCTCAGGCTCAGGCTCAATTACAACAGGCATA is a genomic window of Chryseobacterium nakagawai containing:
- a CDS encoding transcriptional regulator codes for the protein MHQSIGIDEKIFQDAVKFYGTVFSLPPLASKIYSYLLFDYEKVGITFDEFVEVLSASKSSVSTSISLLLNAQLIVDHNKMDERKRYFFINDEYKKIRFEKIVQKMQDELKLLDDLNNFKKSKDDGYNERIEVYKALLNKNIENIQESLNKL
- a CDS encoding DUF2007 domain-containing protein translates to MERSTRVSVYESDNPSEIQLVKSKLDDAQITNTVENNYLTFTTTPTATSLKVMVDLEDEKKAFEIIDAYLQQSEN
- a CDS encoding GNAT family N-acetyltransferase; the encoded protein is MNPEIKLRKSEIEDRDIIWGIIQQSIERRKQDGSTQWQNGYPNLGTVESDIAKGFGYVLTVDGEIAVYAALILNDEPAYSKIEGAWLSNGEFVVVHRIAIDKKFAGQGMTKKLFDHIEDFTRTSGIQSVKVDTNYDNIAMLKILESKGYSYCGEVVLADGVRKAYEKIII